Proteins encoded together in one Riemerella anatipestifer window:
- the hpf gene encoding ribosome hibernation-promoting factor, HPF/YfiA family, with protein sequence MKITVQAMGLTPHQPLEEYLDKKLNKLDTFYDKILECQVFLKVENTSEKENKTAEVILAVPGDDIVVKKTCATFEEAIDKCHDIAKKLLIKKKEKN encoded by the coding sequence ATGAAAATTACAGTTCAAGCAATGGGGCTTACGCCTCATCAACCATTAGAGGAGTATTTAGATAAAAAATTAAATAAATTAGATACTTTTTATGATAAAATTTTAGAGTGTCAAGTTTTTTTGAAAGTAGAAAATACATCAGAAAAAGAAAATAAAACAGCGGAGGTTATTTTGGCTGTACCGGGAGATGATATTGTGGTAAAGAAGACTTGTGCTACATTTGAAGAAGCAATAGATAAATGTCATGATATAGCTAAAAAATTGTTAATCAAGAAGAAAGAGAAAAATTAA
- the rpsU gene encoding 30S ribosomal protein S21, whose product MLVIPVKDGEAIDRALKKYKRKFDKTGVVRALRARQQYVKPSVLRRQQILRAAHKQRALSKEEQA is encoded by the coding sequence ATGCTAGTAATTCCAGTAAAAGATGGAGAAGCCATCGACAGAGCGCTGAAAAAATACAAAAGGAAATTTGACAAAACTGGTGTTGTACGTGCTTTAAGAGCAAGACAGCAGTATGTTAAGCCTTCTGTACTTAGAAGACAGCAGATTTTAAGAGCGGCTCACAAGCAAAGAGCTTTAAGCAAAGAAGAACAAGCATAA
- a CDS encoding tyrosine-type recombinase/integrase — translation MVEKFLDYITIEKRYSLNTLASYSRDLQDFSDFVKETEGADTLISVDKKVIRNFVVYLSENNLSKRTINRKLSALRSFYIYLVKLGIISASPMETVSSLKFYGEKQIPFSQKEMENLRNILNEEKLLLNKLIIELLYQTGMRKSELCGLALKDVDFIQNRIRVVGKGNKMREIPISENIKRELKLYLEKERKPTKENLDYFFVRESGQKLTGKFVYSVVNNYLSAVTSKKKKSPHMLRHSFATHVLENGAEIAQVKEILGHASLASTQVYTSADVNKLKKVLNSFHPRGKK, via the coding sequence ATGGTTGAGAAATTTTTAGATTATATTACAATTGAGAAAAGATATTCTTTAAATACACTTGCTAGTTACAGTAGAGATTTACAAGATTTCTCTGATTTTGTTAAAGAAACTGAAGGGGCAGATACTTTGATAAGTGTAGATAAAAAAGTAATAAGAAATTTTGTGGTTTATCTTAGTGAAAATAATCTGAGTAAGAGAACCATTAATAGAAAATTATCTGCGTTAAGGAGTTTTTATATTTATCTTGTCAAATTGGGGATTATTTCTGCATCTCCTATGGAAACGGTGTCTTCTTTGAAATTTTATGGAGAAAAGCAAATTCCTTTTTCTCAAAAGGAAATGGAAAATTTGCGAAATATCTTAAACGAAGAAAAGTTATTACTAAATAAACTTATTATAGAATTACTTTACCAAACAGGAATGCGTAAGTCAGAATTGTGTGGGCTTGCATTAAAAGATGTGGATTTTATTCAGAATAGGATACGGGTTGTAGGTAAGGGTAATAAGATGAGAGAGATACCTATTTCAGAAAATATAAAAAGAGAATTAAAACTGTATCTTGAAAAAGAAAGAAAGCCTACTAAAGAGAATTTGGATTATTTTTTTGTTCGAGAAAGCGGTCAAAAACTAACGGGGAAATTTGTTTATTCTGTAGTAAATAACTATCTTAGTGCTGTAACTTCCAAAAAAAAGAAAAGTCCTCATATGTTAAGGCATAGTTTTGCGACGCATGTTTTGGAGAATGGTGCGGAAATTGCTCAGGTAAAAGAGATTTTAGGACACGCGAGTTTAGCATCTACTCAGGTGTATACATCAGCAGATGTTAATAAGTTGAAAAAGGTGCTTAACTCGTTTCATCCTAGAGGAAAGAAATAA
- a CDS encoding Crp/Fnr family transcriptional regulator, with amino-acid sequence MSFEKQLEIEKKFQEVFSEAFFRKNLKPEDFEKYTSSKEVLKYDKGDVLFDDGELPKGVYFVEKGTAKLSKSGVYGKDYILRIVKEGDILGYRSLLCDENFQARAEAMTELETTFVPSDIFMQLLEADSRLSFAMMQKIAFELGESSNIITFLAQKTVRERLAEILLLLELKLGTDPEGFIKICLTREEVANLIGTATESAIRLISEFKNDGLIEVEGRSIKIKDYDKLKKVGHVVL; translated from the coding sequence ATGTCGTTTGAAAAACAGTTAGAAATTGAAAAGAAGTTTCAAGAAGTCTTTAGTGAAGCATTCTTTCGGAAAAACCTTAAACCTGAAGATTTTGAGAAATATACATCAAGTAAGGAGGTTTTAAAGTATGATAAGGGAGATGTACTTTTTGATGATGGAGAGCTACCCAAAGGAGTTTATTTTGTAGAGAAAGGTACGGCTAAGCTTTCGAAATCTGGGGTTTATGGTAAAGATTATATTCTAAGAATAGTAAAGGAGGGAGATATATTAGGTTATCGTTCATTACTCTGCGATGAAAACTTTCAAGCTAGGGCCGAAGCGATGACGGAGCTAGAAACTACTTTTGTGCCGTCTGATATTTTTATGCAACTATTAGAGGCAGATTCTAGATTGTCTTTTGCGATGATGCAAAAAATTGCCTTTGAATTAGGAGAATCATCTAATATCATTACTTTTTTAGCACAAAAAACAGTTAGAGAAAGATTAGCTGAAATTTTACTTTTACTAGAACTTAAGTTAGGAACAGACCCTGAAGGCTTCATTAAAATATGCCTTACTAGGGAAGAGGTAGCTAATCTTATAGGTACAGCAACGGAGAGTGCTATTAGACTTATTTCTGAGTTTAAAAATGATGGTCTTATCGAAGTCGAAGGTAGGAGTATCAAGATAAAAGATTATGATAAGTTGAAGAAAGTAGGACATGTGGTTCTCTAA
- the ccoS gene encoding cbb3-type cytochrome oxidase assembly protein CcoS, translated as MEILYLMVICSVSLAVVFLIIFIIGAKKGQFEDDESPAVRILLDDETKNKENKEKNNKSD; from the coding sequence ATGGAGATATTATATTTAATGGTCATATGCAGTGTATCTTTAGCTGTCGTTTTTTTGATAATATTCATTATCGGAGCAAAAAAAGGACAGTTTGAAGACGATGAATCTCCTGCAGTAAGGATTCTCCTTGATGACGAAACTAAAAACAAAGAAAATAAAGAGAAAAACAATAAAAGTGATTAG
- a CDS encoding heavy metal translocating P-type ATPase: MSEKCFHCGLEIDKERISFDEKTFCCNGCKSVYEILNLNQLSDFYELNKNAGIRPNTDGSSQFDYLDTPEVFNKIVDFSEGNSTLVTFKIPVIHCSSCIWLLESLKDINPQIRYSQANFTKKTLQISFNHNELKLSELAKFLTNLGYKPVINLETSEKKVEKTDRDLIIKLAIAGFAFGNAMMFALPEYLSWITKENDYWINQFAPFFRFLTLLLSIPVVSYSASDYYKSAWYGLKNNIVNIDIPIVLGILVLFGRSIYEIATDYGPGYFDTLCGLLFFMLMGKFFQKRTYTALSYDRDYKSFYPIAVTKVDFEGKQKNILLSEIKVGDRILVRNQEIIPVDAILISGEGNIDNSFITGESATIPKQPGDKIFAGAKQQGAILELEVIKTVDQSYLTQLWNKEAFKQKETGLDNLTNKISKYFTFIILGITLIAGIYWYRIDLEKMFQVISAILIVACPCALALSAPFTFGHIMRILGRKKFYVKDTLTIEKLAKINTLVFDKTGTITYNTKSNIKYEGSTISEFDLKNIKTLLKNSNHPLSKNLYEHIETTDEYFPIENFQEIAGKGYSAQVRSQVYKIGSASFTGQESKNLETAVFISKNDEFIGKFIFRNEYREGLSEMYQKLNSYPIHILSGDNASETNQLKKIIPNVANMSFNQTPEDKLDYIQNLQNSGQKVAMLGDGLNDAGALKQSNIGIAVSDDTNSFTPSSDVIMDGKFINFLPDYLALSKDAIKIVSATFVISILYNVVGLGFAVTGHLSPLVAAILMPLSSISVVSFTSATTWLTATRYFKKKSN; the protein is encoded by the coding sequence ATGTCAGAAAAATGTTTTCACTGTGGACTAGAGATAGATAAAGAAAGAATTTCTTTTGACGAAAAAACGTTCTGCTGCAACGGTTGCAAATCAGTTTACGAAATACTAAATCTCAATCAATTAAGTGACTTTTACGAACTAAATAAAAACGCTGGAATCCGACCAAATACAGACGGCTCTTCACAGTTTGACTACTTAGACACCCCTGAGGTATTTAACAAAATTGTGGACTTTTCGGAAGGCAATTCTACCTTAGTAACTTTTAAAATACCTGTAATACACTGCTCCTCTTGTATATGGTTACTTGAAAGCCTCAAAGATATCAATCCACAAATACGCTATTCTCAAGCTAATTTCACAAAGAAAACATTACAAATTTCGTTTAATCATAATGAGCTAAAACTAAGTGAACTTGCTAAGTTTTTAACCAATCTTGGCTACAAACCTGTTATCAATCTAGAAACTAGTGAGAAAAAGGTAGAGAAAACAGACCGAGATTTAATCATCAAACTTGCCATAGCAGGATTTGCATTCGGAAATGCAATGATGTTTGCCCTCCCTGAATATCTTTCTTGGATTACAAAAGAAAACGATTATTGGATTAACCAATTTGCTCCTTTCTTTAGGTTTCTAACCCTATTACTTTCCATTCCTGTTGTTTCTTATTCTGCTTCAGACTACTACAAATCTGCTTGGTATGGACTTAAGAATAACATTGTAAATATAGATATACCTATCGTTTTAGGAATACTCGTTCTATTTGGAAGAAGTATCTACGAGATAGCCACAGATTATGGACCTGGTTATTTTGACACCTTGTGTGGATTGCTATTTTTTATGTTGATGGGAAAATTTTTCCAAAAGCGAACCTACACCGCACTATCCTACGATAGGGATTATAAATCTTTCTATCCTATCGCCGTAACTAAAGTGGATTTTGAGGGTAAACAAAAAAATATTCTTTTATCTGAAATTAAAGTAGGCGATAGAATTTTAGTGCGAAATCAAGAGATTATTCCCGTAGACGCTATTCTTATTAGCGGTGAAGGCAATATTGATAATAGTTTTATTACTGGAGAGTCAGCTACAATACCTAAACAACCAGGTGATAAAATTTTCGCAGGAGCTAAGCAGCAAGGGGCTATTTTGGAGCTAGAAGTTATTAAAACCGTAGACCAAAGCTACCTTACCCAACTATGGAACAAAGAAGCTTTTAAACAGAAAGAAACAGGTTTAGATAACCTTACTAATAAGATAAGTAAATATTTTACATTCATTATACTAGGCATCACGCTAATCGCAGGAATCTATTGGTATAGAATTGATTTAGAAAAAATGTTTCAAGTAATATCTGCAATACTTATAGTAGCCTGCCCTTGTGCGTTAGCTCTATCAGCTCCGTTTACATTCGGACACATTATGAGAATATTAGGTAGAAAAAAATTCTATGTTAAGGATACTCTTACCATAGAAAAACTTGCTAAAATCAACACACTCGTATTTGACAAAACAGGCACTATTACCTACAACACTAAATCTAATATTAAATATGAAGGTAGCACCATTAGTGAATTTGATTTAAAAAATATTAAAACATTACTCAAAAATTCCAACCACCCTCTATCCAAAAATTTATACGAACACATAGAAACAACTGACGAATATTTTCCAATAGAAAACTTCCAAGAAATAGCAGGTAAAGGATACTCCGCTCAGGTCAGAAGTCAAGTTTATAAAATTGGTTCAGCTTCGTTTACAGGACAAGAAAGCAAAAACTTAGAAACTGCTGTTTTCATCAGTAAAAATGATGAGTTTATAGGGAAGTTCATATTTAGAAATGAGTATAGAGAGGGACTTTCTGAAATGTATCAAAAGCTCAACTCTTACCCTATCCACATCCTTAGTGGAGATAATGCTTCCGAAACCAATCAGCTCAAAAAAATAATTCCAAATGTAGCTAACATGAGCTTCAACCAAACTCCAGAAGATAAGTTGGACTACATACAAAACCTACAAAATTCAGGACAAAAAGTAGCTATGTTAGGCGATGGACTTAACGATGCTGGTGCATTAAAACAAAGTAATATAGGGATCGCTGTATCCGATGATACCAACTCCTTCACTCCATCTTCTGATGTTATTATGGACGGCAAATTCATTAACTTTTTACCAGACTATTTAGCTCTAAGTAAAGATGCTATTAAAATAGTATCAGCTACTTTTGTTATAAGTATATTATATAATGTGGTAGGTCTAGGCTTTGCTGTTACAGGACACTTATCTCCTCTAGTAGCCGCTATACTAATGCCTTTGAGTTCTATAAGCGTGGTATCATTTACCTCCGCAACCACTTGGTTAACAGCGACTAGATATTTTAAGAAAAAATCAAATTAG
- a CDS encoding PorV/PorQ family protein gives MKTLFKIITLILLLVFNLNIAQIVRKYSNEFLNIGAGARGLAMGGAVISNQDDVYSSMWNPAGLAKIENDWQASAMHAEYFESIAKYDYMAFAKPLDYNKGIVAFSLIRLGVDNILNTTQMIDGEGNIDYDRITKFSQADYAALLSYAFRPNHKLDVGVNAKLVYRNVGKFANGFGFGFDIGAIYHSDKGWNYGAMLRDATTTVNFWSINEKELSTVVNGEEFNPAPKNKMELSMPKLNLGVSKNFELNRDFDFLSEAGLNVDFTKTAALISTDFASITPYLGSELSFQKMIFVRLGVNRFQNITDLESQKRQLSFQPSAGLGIRYKGLTLDYAITNSGIGGSNFYSNFFSLKLDIANFRR, from the coding sequence ATGAAGACTTTATTTAAAATTATTACCCTCATATTACTATTAGTTTTCAATCTAAATATTGCCCAAATCGTTAGGAAATATTCTAATGAATTTCTAAACATTGGTGCTGGTGCTAGAGGTCTCGCTATGGGAGGAGCTGTTATTTCTAACCAAGATGATGTTTATTCTTCAATGTGGAACCCTGCTGGATTAGCAAAAATTGAAAACGATTGGCAAGCTTCCGCTATGCACGCCGAATATTTTGAAAGCATTGCTAAATATGATTATATGGCATTTGCAAAGCCTTTGGATTACAACAAAGGTATTGTAGCTTTTTCTTTGATAAGATTGGGCGTGGACAATATTCTCAACACTACTCAAATGATAGACGGTGAAGGTAATATAGATTATGATAGAATTACAAAATTCTCTCAAGCCGATTATGCCGCACTACTCTCCTATGCTTTTCGTCCAAACCACAAGTTAGATGTCGGTGTTAATGCCAAACTAGTTTATAGAAATGTAGGGAAATTTGCTAACGGATTTGGATTTGGGTTTGATATAGGAGCCATCTACCATTCGGACAAAGGATGGAATTACGGCGCGATGCTTAGAGATGCTACTACTACCGTTAACTTTTGGTCTATAAACGAAAAAGAACTTTCTACCGTAGTTAACGGAGAAGAATTCAACCCTGCTCCTAAGAACAAAATGGAACTATCTATGCCGAAATTAAACTTAGGAGTTAGCAAAAACTTTGAACTCAATCGTGATTTTGACTTTCTCTCAGAGGCAGGTCTTAATGTTGATTTTACAAAAACTGCAGCACTTATTTCCACAGATTTCGCAAGTATCACACCTTATCTAGGAAGTGAACTTTCTTTTCAAAAAATGATTTTTGTAAGATTAGGTGTTAACCGATTTCAAAATATTACAGACCTTGAAAGTCAAAAAAGACAATTATCATTTCAACCAAGTGCAGGTCTAGGTATTCGCTATAAAGGTTTAACGTTAGATTATGCCATCACCAATTCTGGCATTGGAGGAAGTAATTTCTATTCTAACTTTTTCTCACTAAAGCTAGATATAGCAAATTTTAGAAGATAA
- the panB gene encoding 3-methyl-2-oxobutanoate hydroxymethyltransferase — MSVHSEIKKVTTEVLRKMKFSKEKITMLTAYDFTTAKMVDAGGVDAILVGDSAANVMAGYETTLPITLDHMIYHAQSVVRGVERALVVVDLPFGTYQSHSQKALESAVRIMKESEAHAVKLEGGAEVSEAIKNIINAGIPVMGHLGLTPQSINQFGTYKVRAKEEAEAEKLIKDAQLLEELGCFAVVLEKIPSELAKKVTESISIPTIGIGAGVNCDGQVLVYQDMIGMNQGFSPKFLRRYLDLYSEITGAVSQYVKDVKTLDFPNESESY; from the coding sequence ATGTCTGTACATTCAGAAATAAAAAAGGTAACTACTGAGGTCTTGCGAAAAATGAAATTTAGCAAGGAGAAAATTACAATGCTTACGGCATATGATTTCACTACTGCAAAAATGGTAGATGCTGGAGGGGTAGATGCTATTCTAGTCGGGGACTCAGCAGCCAATGTAATGGCAGGTTATGAAACTACATTGCCAATTACTCTAGACCATATGATATACCATGCACAATCTGTGGTTCGTGGGGTAGAGAGAGCTTTGGTGGTAGTGGATTTGCCATTTGGAACTTATCAAAGTCACTCTCAAAAAGCTTTAGAGTCAGCAGTGAGAATCATGAAAGAGTCAGAGGCTCATGCTGTAAAATTAGAAGGAGGAGCAGAAGTTTCAGAAGCGATAAAAAATATCATCAATGCAGGTATTCCTGTAATGGGACATTTGGGGCTTACGCCACAATCAATCAATCAATTTGGAACTTACAAGGTAAGAGCAAAAGAAGAAGCAGAGGCTGAAAAACTAATTAAAGACGCTCAGCTATTAGAAGAATTGGGTTGTTTTGCTGTTGTCTTAGAAAAAATACCGTCCGAGTTAGCTAAAAAAGTAACCGAAAGTATTTCTATCCCTACCATTGGGATAGGTGCCGGTGTTAATTGCGATGGGCAAGTTTTAGTTTATCAAGATATGATAGGTATGAATCAAGGCTTTTCTCCTAAGTTTCTAAGACGCTACCTAGATCTTTATTCGGAAATTACAGGGGCGGTGTCTCAGTATGTTAAAGATGTAAAAACATTGGACTTTCCTAATGAGTCGGAAAGTTATTAA
- the ccoN gene encoding cytochrome-c oxidase, cbb3-type subunit I translates to METQKFSYDNSIVRAFLYATIVFGIAGFILGLTAAAMLFYPELPEFLFGTDDTTIASLRSGDLQGLINTQGAFGFGRIRMLHTSAVIFAFVGNAIFAGVYYSLQRLLKARMYSDTLSWINFWGWQITIVAVVITFFMGINTSKEYAEHEWPIDILIAVVWIIFGINMFGTIAKRRVRHLYVAIWFYIGTWVGITMLHVFNNLEVPLSFTGWKSYSAYSGVKDALVQWWYGHNAVAFFLTTPVLGLMYYFLPKAAERPVFSYKLSIIHFWSLIFVYIWAGPHHLQYTSLPAWAQALGTGFSVALIAPSWGGMLNGLLTLRGAWDKVRENPILKFFVVAVTCYGMATFEGPLLATKTLNKIGHFTDWVIGHVHIGALGWNGFMAFGMIYYLVPIMWRTKLWSVKLANWHFWLGTLGIILYAVPMYISGFTQGLMWKQFNPDGTLLYKNWLDTVTAIIPYYWMRFFGGILYLLGAILMAVNVVATVRKGSFQKEVPAEAPALARISDARKEGETVHLWIERMPLYLTVLAFFALAVGGIVEIIPTLTVKDNVPTISSVKPYTPLELEGRDLYIREGCNACHSQMIRPFRDEVVRFNGKNGQYSKAGEFVYDRPFLWGSKRTGPDLHREGGRNPDSWHFKHMLNPRATSAGSIMPRYPWLIANTLDRSQTKDKLELMKNVFSVPYTKAEIDTVDAWMDNQAKGIVSRIYAEADDVKRAFAKKQQEEGAEFVPLEKREIVALIAYLQRLGTDIKTTEVKTASVK, encoded by the coding sequence ATGGAAACACAAAAGTTTAGTTATGACAACAGCATTGTGCGTGCGTTCCTTTATGCAACCATCGTCTTCGGGATAGCTGGTTTCATTCTTGGACTTACGGCGGCTGCGATGCTTTTCTATCCAGAACTACCAGAGTTTTTATTTGGTACTGATGACACTACAATTGCCAGCTTAAGAAGCGGTGATTTACAAGGTCTCATCAACACCCAAGGAGCTTTTGGTTTTGGGAGAATCAGAATGTTGCACACTAGTGCAGTAATTTTTGCCTTTGTTGGAAACGCTATTTTCGCGGGGGTTTATTACTCATTACAGAGGTTGTTGAAAGCAAGAATGTACAGTGATACACTTTCTTGGATTAACTTTTGGGGATGGCAAATTACTATCGTAGCGGTGGTGATTACTTTCTTCATGGGTATCAACACATCTAAAGAGTACGCTGAACACGAATGGCCAATTGATATCCTTATCGCAGTGGTATGGATTATTTTTGGTATTAACATGTTTGGTACAATAGCTAAAAGAAGAGTAAGACACCTTTATGTAGCTATTTGGTTCTACATTGGTACTTGGGTAGGTATTACAATGCTACATGTATTTAATAACTTGGAGGTACCTCTTTCTTTCACTGGTTGGAAGTCTTATTCTGCATATTCAGGAGTAAAAGACGCTCTAGTACAATGGTGGTACGGACACAACGCCGTAGCATTCTTCCTTACAACACCTGTACTTGGTCTAATGTATTACTTCTTACCAAAAGCGGCAGAAAGACCAGTATTCTCTTATAAACTTTCTATTATCCACTTCTGGTCTTTAATTTTCGTTTATATTTGGGCTGGACCTCACCACTTACAATACACTTCTCTACCAGCTTGGGCTCAAGCGTTAGGAACAGGATTCTCTGTTGCCCTTATCGCACCATCTTGGGGAGGTATGCTTAATGGTTTATTAACATTAAGAGGCGCTTGGGATAAAGTAAGAGAAAATCCTATACTTAAATTCTTCGTGGTAGCAGTTACTTGCTACGGTATGGCTACATTTGAAGGACCACTATTGGCAACTAAAACATTAAATAAAATTGGACACTTTACTGACTGGGTAATTGGTCACGTTCACATCGGTGCTTTAGGCTGGAACGGATTCATGGCGTTTGGTATGATTTACTACCTAGTTCCTATTATGTGGAGAACTAAACTATGGTCTGTAAAATTAGCTAACTGGCATTTCTGGTTAGGTACTTTAGGTATCATTCTATATGCTGTACCTATGTACATCTCTGGATTTACTCAAGGTTTAATGTGGAAACAATTTAACCCAGACGGAACTCTACTTTACAAAAACTGGTTAGATACTGTAACTGCAATTATCCCTTACTATTGGATGAGATTCTTTGGAGGTATCCTTTACCTATTAGGAGCTATTCTTATGGCAGTGAATGTTGTAGCTACTGTGAGAAAAGGTTCTTTCCAAAAAGAGGTACCTGCAGAAGCACCTGCACTTGCTAGAATTAGTGATGCAAGAAAAGAAGGTGAAACTGTTCACCTTTGGATTGAAAGAATGCCACTTTATTTAACTGTATTAGCATTTTTTGCACTAGCAGTTGGTGGTATCGTTGAAATTATCCCTACACTTACTGTTAAGGATAATGTACCTACTATTTCTTCTGTTAAACCTTACACTCCTCTAGAATTAGAAGGTAGAGATTTATATATCCGTGAAGGTTGTAACGCTTGTCACTCTCAAATGATTAGACCATTCCGTGACGAGGTAGTTAGATTTAACGGTAAAAACGGACAGTATTCAAAAGCTGGGGAATTCGTATATGACAGACCTTTCCTTTGGGGATCTAAGAGAACTGGTCCAGACTTACATAGAGAAGGTGGAAGAAACCCTGATTCTTGGCACTTTAAGCACATGCTAAACCCAAGAGCTACATCAGCAGGTTCTATAATGCCTCGTTACCCTTGGCTAATTGCTAATACATTAGATCGTTCTCAGACTAAAGATAAGTTAGAACTTATGAAGAATGTATTTAGCGTGCCTTACACTAAAGCTGAAATAGATACTGTAGATGCATGGATGGACAATCAAGCTAAAGGAATTGTAAGTAGAATTTATGCTGAAGCTGATGACGTTAAGAGAGCATTTGCTAAAAAACAGCAAGAAGAAGGAGCTGAGTTTGTTCCTCTTGAAAAGAGAGAGATTGTAGCACTTATTGCTTACCTACAAAGATTAGGTACTGATATTAAGACTACTGAAGTTAAAACAGCAAGTGTAAAATAA
- a CDS encoding DMT family transporter: MWGFTAILGKMISLDTYSLVFYRMGLTALVLFVFLRLIRRKSIKLSSTRLLQLLGIGVIMGLHWLFFFESIKVSNVSIALSCVALSTIFASITEPIIYKRKLDWTEVAIGIVILGGMGLIFKTEFRYVEGIIYGATCALLGTIFSILNGKLSQTTSASHIIFYEMIGGWLLVSVILGINGTLDNIHEIGIKDALLVLILAIGFTAYPMIESTSLMKVISPFTLILTVNLEPVYGIILAYLIFGESEHMNPMFYVGAGIMILSIVANGIIKAKRKKVLKTSH; encoded by the coding sequence ATGTGGGGATTCACTGCTATACTTGGTAAAATGATTAGTCTAGACACCTATTCTTTAGTTTTTTACAGAATGGGACTGACCGCTTTAGTACTATTTGTATTCTTGAGGCTTATTAGGAGAAAGAGCATTAAACTTTCATCTACACGCCTATTACAACTACTAGGTATTGGCGTTATTATGGGGCTTCATTGGTTATTTTTCTTTGAGTCTATTAAGGTTTCTAATGTATCTATTGCTCTCAGTTGCGTAGCTCTATCCACTATTTTTGCTTCTATAACAGAACCCATCATCTATAAAAGAAAACTAGACTGGACGGAAGTTGCTATAGGCATTGTGATATTGGGAGGAATGGGGCTTATCTTTAAAACGGAGTTTAGATATGTAGAAGGTATTATCTACGGAGCTACTTGTGCTTTGCTAGGAACTATTTTTTCTATTCTTAACGGAAAATTATCACAAACAACTTCTGCTAGCCATATTATTTTCTATGAAATGATAGGCGGTTGGCTTCTCGTAAGTGTTATATTAGGCATCAATGGAACTCTTGATAACATACACGAGATAGGAATTAAAGACGCTCTGCTAGTGCTAATTCTCGCTATTGGCTTTACTGCATATCCTATGATAGAATCTACTAGCTTAATGAAAGTGATTTCGCCATTCACACTTATACTAACTGTAAATTTAGAACCTGTGTACGGAATTATTTTAGCCTATCTTATTTTCGGCGAATCCGAACATATGAACCCTATGTTTTATGTAGGAGCTGGGATTATGATTCTTTCCATAGTCGCCAATGGCATCATAAAAGCAAAACGAAAAAAAGTATTAAAAACAAGTCATTAA
- a CDS encoding RluA family pseudouridine synthase, whose translation MIQEQILYEDNHLLVINKKAGQLVQGDKTGDASLLELIKDFIKSRDNKPGNVFLGLVHRIDRPTSGLVIYAKTSKALTRLTQMIKNREVKKTYWAIVPKEMISPSQKLVHYLKKNEKNNKAIIFTKPTEGAKQAILSYNLILSLDNYLLLEIDLETGRHHQIRAQLSKIGVPIKGDLKYGASRSNSDGGISLHARRLDFIHPVSKEKITIVAPVPSHDSVWRACEDGIIQ comes from the coding sequence ATGATTCAAGAACAGATTCTTTATGAGGATAATCATTTGCTAGTTATCAATAAAAAAGCTGGACAATTAGTACAAGGAGATAAAACAGGTGATGCCTCGCTACTAGAACTGATAAAGGATTTTATAAAATCACGAGATAATAAGCCAGGCAACGTTTTTTTAGGATTGGTTCATAGGATAGACCGTCCAACATCAGGATTGGTGATTTATGCTAAAACATCTAAAGCTCTTACGAGACTTACCCAAATGATTAAAAATAGAGAAGTTAAAAAAACTTATTGGGCGATAGTTCCCAAAGAAATGATTTCTCCATCTCAAAAATTAGTTCATTATCTCAAAAAGAATGAAAAAAATAACAAAGCGATAATCTTTACTAAACCTACGGAAGGTGCTAAGCAAGCTATTTTATCCTATAATTTAATATTAAGTTTAGATAATTATTTGCTTTTAGAGATAGATTTAGAAACAGGTCGTCATCACCAAATTAGGGCTCAGCTGTCTAAGATAGGAGTTCCTATAAAAGGGGATTTAAAATATGGAGCCTCTCGTTCTAATTCAGATGGAGGAATTTCTCTTCACGCAAGAAGGTTAGATTTTATTCACCCTGTATCCAAAGAAAAAATAACCATTGTGGCTCCTGTACCATCTCACGATTCTGTTTGGCGAGCGTGTGAGGACGGAATAATACAATAA